A single Chryseobacterium sp. DNA region contains:
- the tpx gene encoding thiol peroxidase encodes MFSKIVFSTLFFLSAFGFAQNTKAANTVLMKGQPVRTYSKLPAVNKPAPKFTLTDVNMNDQTLDSYKGRYVILNIFPSVDTGVCSASVHHFNEDAANLPNTVVLCISKDLPFAQKRFCGAEGINNVVMLSDFRSDFGWNYGVEMIDSPMKGLLSRAVVVIDPSGKIIYEEQVADISQEPNYEAAIAAVKQ; translated from the coding sequence ATGTTTTCAAAAATAGTTTTCAGTACCTTATTCTTTCTATCAGCATTTGGGTTTGCCCAAAATACGAAAGCAGCCAATACGGTTTTGATGAAAGGACAACCTGTACGTACGTATTCCAAATTACCGGCGGTAAATAAACCGGCTCCTAAGTTTACGCTTACGGATGTTAATATGAATGACCAGACTTTAGATTCTTACAAAGGAAGGTATGTCATCTTAAATATCTTTCCAAGTGTGGACACAGGAGTGTGCTCAGCATCCGTACATCATTTCAATGAAGATGCCGCAAACCTTCCCAATACGGTGGTTCTTTGTATCTCCAAAGATCTGCCTTTCGCTCAAAAAAGGTTTTGTGGTGCCGAAGGCATTAACAATGTTGTCATGCTTTCGGATTTCCGTTCCGATTTCGGATGGAACTATGGTGTAGAAATGATAGATTCTCCTATGAAAGGACTTCTCAGCAGAGCTGTTGTGGTAATCGATCCTTCGGGAAAAATCATTTACGAAGAGCAGGT